A genomic window from Triticum urartu cultivar G1812 chromosome 7, Tu2.1, whole genome shotgun sequence includes:
- the LOC125520619 gene encoding CHD3-type chromatin-remodeling factor PICKLE produces the protein MSSLVERLRVRSDKRPRYTLDESDDDFPPRGGNGKGKDRDGDPPVKQIEREDAKEDACRKCGLSDNLVSCTTCTYAFHRKCLVPCLNITSDKWSCPECVSPLTEMEKILDCETKVASEETSSSESGSNKKPVKQYLIKWKGLSHIHCTWVSEDEYFEAAKIHPRLKTRLNNFNRQFESTDKSDDDYVPIRPEWTTVDRVLASRKNSSGEREYYVKWKELSYDECTWESESDISVFQPQIERYNEILSRRKKSTDKSKNADRAMRHAEQTPEFLTGGKLHPYQLEGLNFLRYSWSINKRVILGDEMGLGKTIQSIAFLASVSEDKFGPHLVVAPLSTLRNWEREFATWAPQMNVIMYFGSGSSRDIIKKYEFYYSKDNPKKLKKNKSSSSNDEKKQSRIKFDVLLTSYEMINMDSAVLKTIEWECMIVDEGHRLKNKDSKLFGLLKDYHTQHRVLLTGTPVQNNLDELFMLMHFLEGETFGSISDLQEEFKDINQDKQVEKLHGMLKPHLLRRFKKDVMKELPPKKELILRVELTSKQKEYYKAILTKNYAVLSRRGGGHVSLINVVMELRKLCCHGFMTDEPDTEPASPEEGLRRLLDSSGKMQLLDKMMVKLKEQGHRVLIYSQFQHMLDLLEDYLSYRKWSYERIDGKIGGAERQIRIDRFNAKTSTRFCFLLSTRAGGLGINLATADTVIIYDSDWNPHADLQAMARAHRLGQTSKVMIYRLVSRGTIEERMMQLTKKKMILEHLVVGRLTKASNVNQEELDDIIRYGSKELFDDDEDEAGKSRQIHYDDAAIDRLLDRDQVDEEEYLEDEEDDEFLKGFKVANFEYIDEAKALAAKEEARKKAEAEAASNKANYWEELLKDRCVEQEVEEIAMGKGKRSRKQMAAADEDDITGLHELSSEDEDYSYDDDVSDNDTSLPANVSGRKAQYSKKNSRNVDSLPLMEGEGRALKVYGFNHVQRTQFLQTLMRYGFQNYDWKEYLPRLKGKSVEEIQRYGELVMAHLVEDTNDSPTYADGVPKEMRADETLVRLAKISLVEEKVAAMEQGKITKLFPNYLMYEFTGLSGGRIWKGEHDLLLLKALIKHGYARWQYISDDRDNGLFETARRELNLPSANELISSQSNNEANGNLESTQEVQVNPTSLSQYRDIQRKIVEFIRKRYHILEKCLDIEYAVIKTNTPVPDDLTEQNVPMGHSPAVPDISEVLRELPPLVPISAKEVASDGSTDQAHLSHLYNKMCGVLEDSGPRALNSFCGDKAASASLANSLHQFEKVCEDVDRVLRVQENGAATPKEQVVDASVEEAKAPQVPSQDAGVVAANGVGPSTVKPEDKMEIDG, from the exons ATGAGCAGCCTCGTGGAGCGGCTGCGCGTTCGGTCGGACAAGCGGCCCCGCTACACACTAGATGAGTCCGACGACGACTTCCCGCCGCGCGGCGGGAACGGGAAGGGGAAGGATCGAGATGGCGACCCCCCTGTCAAGCAGATCGAGCGCGAGGACGCG AAAGAAGATGCTTGCCGAAAATGTGGGCTAAGTGATAATCTTGTATCTTGTACAACATGTACATATGCATTTCACCGGAAATGTCTGGTTCCTTGCCTAAATATCACATCTGATAAGTGGAGCTGCCCTGAATGT GTAAGCCCACTGACAGAGATGGAGAAGATATTAGATTGCGAAACGAAGGTTGCTTCTGAAGAGACTAGTTCTTCGGAGTCTGGATCAAATAAGAAACCTGTCAAGCAATATCTGATAAAATGGAAAGGATTATCACACATTCACTGCACTTG GGTGTCAGAAGATGAATATTTTGAGGCTGCGAAGATACACCCTCGGTTGAAAACTAGATTGAATAACTTCAATAGACAGTTTGAGTCGACGGATAAATCTGACGATGACTATGTTCCAATTAGGCCTGAATGGACAACTGTTGACAGGGTCCTTGCTAGCAG AAAAAACTCTAGTGGTGAAAGGGAGTACTATGTGAAATGGAAGGAACTTTCATACGATGAATGCACATGGGAAAGTGAGTCTGACATCTCAGTGTTTCAACCTCAGATTGAGCGCTACAATGAGATTCTGTCCAGGCGCAAGAAATCTACTGACAAGAGTAAGAATGCCGATCGTGCGATGCGTCATGCTGAACAGACCCCCGAGTTTCTTACTGGTG GCAAACTACACCCTTATCAGCTTGAAGGGTTAAACTTTCTGCGTTATTCATGGTCTATTAATAAACGTGTCATCCTTGGTGATGAGATGGGTCTTG GGAAAACAATACAAAGTATTGCTTTTCTGGCCTCTGTGTCTGAAGACAAGTTTGGTCCCCATCTAGTTGTTGCCCCTCTCTCAACCTTGCGAAATTGGGAGCGTGAATTTGCAACTTGGGCACCTCAAATGAATGTT ATTATGTATTTTGGATCTGGATCTTCTCGTGACATTATCAAGAAGTATGAATTTTACTATTCCAAAGATAATCCTAAGAAGCTGAAGAAAAATAAATCATCTTCATCTAATGATGAAAAGAAGCAGTCAAGAATAAAATTTGATGTCCTTTTGACATCTTATGAGATGATTAACATGGATTCTGCAGTCCTGAAAACTATAGAATGGGAGTGCATG ATTGTGGATGAGGGGCACCGCTTGAAGAACAAAGATTCAAAGTTGTTTGGTCTACTTAAAGATTATCATACTCAACATCGTGTTCTCTTAACGGGGACCCCGGTTCAG AATAACCTGGATGAGCTTTTCATGCTGATGCACTTCCTCGAGGGTGAAACT TTTGGGAGTATATCTGATCTCCAAGAGGAGTTTAAGGATATCAACCAAGACAAGCAAGTCGAGAAGCTCCATGGAATGCTGAAGCCACACCTTCTTCGGA GATTCAAGAAAGATGTTATGAAGGAACTTCCTCCAAAAAAGGAGCTGATTTTACGAGTTGAGCTGACAAGCAAACAGAAAGAATACTACAAGGCAATTCTCACCAAGAACTACGCCGTGTTATCTCGTCGTGGTGGTGGACAT GTTTCCCTTATAAATGTCGTAATGGAGCTGCGCAAACTTTGTTGCCATGGATTCATGACGGATGAACCTGATACTGAGCCTGCGAGCCCAGAAGAAGGTTTAAG GAGGCTTTTAGATTCTTCTGGAAAGATGCAACTATTAGACAAGATGATGGTGAAGCTGAAAGAGCAGGGTCATAGAGTCCTTATCTATTCACAGTTCCAACATATGTTGGACTTACTGGAGGATTATTTAAGCTACAGG AAATGGAGCTACGAACGTATTGATGGCAAGATAGGTGGCGCTGAAAGGCAGATACGAATAGATCGCTTCAATGCTAAGACTTCTACTAGGTTCTGCTTTCTTCTTTCTACTAGAGCTGGTGGCCTGGGTATAAATTTGGCAACGGCTGATACTGTAATTATCTATGACAG TGACTGGAATCCACACGCTGATCTACAAGCTATGGCAAGAGCCCATCGTTTAGGGCAGACTAGCAAG GTTATGATATATAGACTTGTTAGTCGAGGTACAATTGAGGAGCGAATGATGCAGCTTACAAAGAAAAAGATGATACTGGAGCACTTAGTTGTTGGGAGACTCACAAAGGCTAGTAATGTCAATCAG GAGGAGTTAGATGATATTATCCGGTATGGGTCAAAAGAACTTTTTGATGATGACGAGGATGAAGCTGGAAAGTCACGCCAAATACATTATGACGATGCTGCAATAGATAG GTTATTGGACCGTGACCAAGTCGACGAGGAAGAATATTTggaagatgaagaagatgacGAATTTCTGAAAGGTTTCAAG GTTGCGAACTTCGAGTACATAGATGAAGCTAAAGCTTTAGCAGCGAAAGAGGAGGCACGCAAAAAAGCGGAAGCTGAAGCCGCATCCAATAAAGCAAACTATTGGGAAGAATTATTGAAAGACAGATGCGTTGAGCAAGAAGTAGAAGAAATTGCTATGGGAAAAGGAAAAAGAAGCCGCAAGCAG ATGGCTGCTGCTGATGAGGATGATATTACTGGCCTGCACGAGTTAAGTTCTGAAGACGAGGATTACTCCTATGATGATGATGTGTCGGATAATGACACGAGTTTACCAGCAAATGTTTCTGGGAGGAAGGCTCAGTATTCTAAGAAAAACTCAC GTAATGTAGATTCACTCCCTTTGATGGAGGGTGAAGGGCGTGCTTTAAAAGTTTATGGATTCAATCACGTTCAACGAACACAATTCCTACAGACACTCATGAG GTATGGTTTTCAGAACTATGATTGGAAAGAGTATCTTCCTCGTTTGAAGGGGAAAAGTGTTGAGGAAATTCAGAG ATATGGTGAGCTTGTCATGGCCCATCTTGTAGAGGACACAAATGACTCACCAACCTATGCAG ATGGTGTGCCGAAGGAAATGCGTGCTGATGAGACATTGGTCAGGCTAGCCAAAATATCACTTGTGGAGGAGAAG GTGGCTGCCATGGAGCAAGGAAAAATTACAAAACTCTTCCCCAACTACTTGATGTATGAATTTACTGGCTTATCAGGTGGAAGAATATGGAAAGGGGAACATGATCTACTGTTACTGAAAGCATTAATAAA GCACGGGTATGCCAGGTGGCAATACATATCAGATGACAGAGATAACGGGCTATTTGAAACTGCTCGACGGGAGCTTAATCTTCCTTCTGCTAATGAATTGATTAGTTCTCAGTCAAACAATGAGGCAAAT GGAAATCTGGAAAGCACACAGGAAGTGCAGGTGAACCCAACGAGCTTATCTCAATACAGGGACATCCAGAGAAAGATTGTTGAGTTTATCAGAAAGAGATACCATATTCTGGAAAAATGCTTGGACATTGAATATGCCGTG ATAAAAACAAATACTCCTGTTCCCGATGATCTTACTGAACAAAATGTTCCTATGGGACATAGCCCAGCTGTTCCAGATATCAGTGAAGTGTTGAGAGAACTTCCCCCTCTTGTACCAATTT CTGCCAAAGAAGTGGCTTCTGATGGCTCAACTGACCAGGCACACCTTTCCCATCTTTACAACAAG ATGTGCGGTGTGCTTGAGGACAGCGGCCCACGTGCACTCAATTCGTTCTGTGGTGACAAGGCAGCCTCTGCGAGTCTAGCCAACAGCCTCCATCAGTTTGAGAAAGTATGCGAGGACGTTGATCGGGTCTTGAGAGTCCAAGAGAACGGTGCTGCTACCCCCAAAGAACAAGTGGTAGATGCCAGCGTCGAAGAAGCCAAGGCTCCACAAGTGCCTTCACAAGATGCAGGCGTTGTGGCGGCGAACGGTGTCGGGCCTTCGACGGTAAAGCCGGAGGACAAAATGGAAATCGATGGTTGA